gaccaaacgatcgggactttcgcatcttttgacactggagcaacttaaatccgtcgattggtaagtgtttgtttcgcattaaatgtgggtggaaggaaacgtaatatagttgcaaatgcatctacaggttatccatacatctctgtgccatgtctgtcttaacatcaccggtaaatagcatgttagcatcgattagctggcagtcaacatcaacaaaactcacctttgtgatttcgttgactatcgttgcaaatgcatctgcaggttatccatacatctctgtgccatgtctgtcttaacatcaccggtaaatagcatgttagcatcgattagctggcagtcaacatcaacaaaactcacctttttgatttcgttgactatcgttgcaaatgcatctgcaggttatccatacatctctgtgccatgtctgtcttaacatcaccggtaaatagcatgttagcttcgattagctggcagtcaacattaacaaaactcacctttgtgatttcgttgactatcgttgcaaatgcatctgcaggttatccatacatctctgtgctatgtctgtcttaacatcaccggtaaatagcacgttagcatcgattagctggcagtcaacatcaacaaaactcacctttgtgatttcgttgactatcgttgcaaatgcatctgcaggttatccatacatctctgtgccatgtctgtcttaacatcaccggtaaatagcatgttagcttcgattagctggcagtcaacattaacaaaactcacctttgtgatttcgttgactatcgttgcaaatgcatctgcaggttatccatacatctctgtgctatgtctgtcttaacatcaccggtaaatagcatgttagcttcgattagctggcagtcaacattaacaaaactcacctttgtgatttcgttgactatcgttgcaaatgcatctgcaggttatccatacatctctgtgctatgtctgtcttaacatcaccggtaaatagcacgttagcatcgattagctggcagtcaacatcaacaaaactcacctttgtgatttcgttgactatcgttgcaaatgcatctgcaggttatccatacatctctgtgccatgtctgtcttaacatcaccggtaaatagcatgttagcttcgattagctggcagtcaacattaacaaaactcacctttgtgatttcgttgactatcgttgcaaatgcatctgcaggttatccatacatctctgtgctatgtctgtcttaacatcaccggtaaatagcacgttagcatcgattagctggcagtcaacatcaacaaaactcacctttgtgatttcgttgactatcgttacaaatgcatctgcaggttatccatacatctctgtgccatgtctgcttcagcaccgccggtcaaatgtggagacactccggcacattcaatgggggtctggcggcagacactttggcatcttggggccagtggtgcaacttgaatccctccctgttagtgttgttacaccctccgacaacacacccaccaggcatgatgtctccaaggttccaaaaaatagtaaaaacggaaaataacagagctgagacccggtgtttgtaatgtgttgaaaatgaaaatggtgggtgtgttacctcggagacgtcacgttctgacgtcatcgcctccagcgcgataaacagaaaggcgtttaattcgccgaaattcacccatttagagttcggaaatcggttaaaaaaatagacggtcttttttctgcagcatcaaggtatatattgacacttacataggtctgctgataatgttcccctttaagatgggacttaaatgcttctactatttATGAAGGCTTCAtgctgcagaacaggggtgacaaaataaaaaagtatcgttatttttgttttgctagCAACGTTAGCGTTGAGAAATGAATGTCTGCATTAATGAATCACCCCCCCCCCACATATTTGTAGGTGCTGGACATCGGAGACAGCCTCACCATCCCAGATGAGTTCACAGACGAGGAGAAGACCACAGGTGTGTGGTGGAGGCAGCTGTCGGCGGGGGCCATGGCAGGTGCGGTGTCTCGCACGGGGACCGCCCCCCTGGACAGAATGAAGGTCTTCATGCAGGTACGTCACTTGGGGTTTTTTCCCCACGCTCACCTTAACCTCCTTTTCGACACCCTGAGTAACCGCAGTGTCTTCTAACCCCGCAGGTCCACGCCTCCAAGAGCAACAAAATCAGCCTGGTCAGTGGTTTCAAGCAGATGGTGAAAGAAGGAGGCGTCGCGTCTTTATGGCGAGGAAATGGTACCAACGTCCTCAAGATTGCCCCGGAGACCGCCATTAAATTCATGGCttatgagaaggtgcctggtgcgGTTATCCGTGCACTTTTAAACTCATGTTGAAGatttgtgtttattattgtcaccTGGCCAGTACAAGACGTTGCTGTCCAGTGAACCGGGGAAGATCAAGACCCACGAAAGGTTCCTTGCAGGATCGCTGGCCGGAGCAACAGCACAAACAGCCATCTACCCCATGGAGGTACACTTCCCACCTAacacaccttaaaggcctactgaaagctagctccatcctatcttgccgattgtattgtaccatatgtcccggcaagaaatctgccttcaaaagactccggcttattagtgattcctagagcccaaaaaaagtctgcgggctatagagcgttttccgttcgggctccagtactctggaatgccctcccggtaacagttcgagatgctacctcagtagaagcatttaagtctcaccttaaaactcatctgtatactctagcctttaaatagacctcctttttagaccagttgatctgccgcttcttttctttctcctatgtccccccctcccttgtggagggggtccggtccgatgaccatggatgaagtagcctttaaatagacctcctttttagaccagttgatctgccgcttcttttctttctcctatgtcccctccctcccttgtggagggggtccggtccgatgaccatggatgaagtactggctgtccagagtcgagacccaggatggaccgctcgtcgggacccaggatggaccgctcgcctgtatcggttggggacatctctacgctgctgatccgcttgagatggtttcctgtggacgggactctcgctgctgtcttggagccactatggattgaactttcacagtatcatgttagacccgctcgacatccattgctttcggtcccctagcgggggcggggggttgcccacatctgaggtcctctccaaggtttctcatagtcagcattgtcactggcgtcccactggatgtgaattctccctgcccactgggtgtgagttttccttgcccttttgtgggttcttccgaggatgctgtagtcgtaatgatttgtgcagacctttgagacatttgtgatttggggctatataaataaacattgattgattgaaagccactactagcgaccacgcagtctgatagtttaaatatcaatgatgaaaagggtggaatgccatatccgggttggggaggagaccctgccccaagtggaggagttcaagtgcctaggagtcttgttcacgagtgagggaagagtggatggtgagatcgacaggcggatcggtgcggcgtcttcagtaatgcggacgttgtatcgatccgttgtggtgaagaaggagctgagccggaaggcaaagctctcaatttaccggtcgatctacgttcccatcctcacctatggtcatgagctttgggtcatgaccgaaaggacaagatcacgggtacaagcggcccaaatgagtttccaggtctctcccttagagatagggtgagaagctctgccatccgggaggaactcaaagtaaagccgctgctcctccacatggagaggagccagatgaggtggttcgggcatctggtcaggatgccacccgaacgcctccctagggatgtgtttagggcacgtccagctggtaagaggccacggggaagacccaggacacgttgggaagactatgtctcccggctggcctgggaacgcctcgggatcccccgggaagagctagacgaagtggctggggagagggaagtctgggtttccctgcttaggctgttgcccccgcgacccgacctcggataagcggaagatgatggatggatggatggatggatgaaatattaacattacaacacatgccaatacggccgctttagtttactaaaatgcagttttaaatttcgcgctgaagtatcatgctaaaacgtcgcggtatgatgacgtcacgcattgtagaggacattttgttccagcaccgttcacagctataaattgtctcttttcatcgcataattccacattattctggaccttttgcaatttgttccattaataatgaagacgtcaaagaatcaatgtttacttatatagccctaaatcactagtgtctcaaagggctgcacaaaccactacgacatcctcggtaggcccacataagggcaaggaaaaactcacacccagtgggacgtcggtgacaatgatgactatgagaaccttggagaggaggaaagcaatggatgtcgagcgggtctaacatgatactgtgaaagttcaatccataatggatccaacacagccgcgagagtccagtccaaagcggatccaacacagcagcgagagtcccgttcacagcggagccagcaggaaaccatcccaagcggaggcggatcagcagcgcagagatgtccccagccgatacacaggcgagcagtacatggccaccggatcggaccggaccccctccacaagggagggggggacataggagaaaaagaaaagaaacggcagatcaactggtctaaaaaggaggtctatttaaaggctagagtatacaaatgagttttaaggtgagacttaaatgcttctactgaggtagcatctccaactgttaccgggagggcattccagagtactggagcccgaacggaaaacgctctatagcccgcagactttttttgggctttgggaatcactaataagccggagtcctttgaacgcagatttcttgccgggacatatggtacaatacaatcggcaagataggatggagctagaccgtgtagtattttatacgtaagtagtaaaaccttaaagtcacatcttaagtgcacaggaagccagtgcaggtgaggcagtacaggtatatatgtatgtatatatgtatataaaggtatatacagtataggtatatatgtatgtatgtatataaaggtatatacagtataggtatatatgtatgtatgtatataaaggtatatacagtatgggtatatatgtatgtatatatgtatataaaggtatatacagtataggtatatatgtatgtatatatgtatataaaggtatatacagtacaggagtaatgtgatcaaactttcttgttcttgtcaaaagtctagcagccgcattttgtaccaactgaaaagaagaaagctgtaggcgggaagcggtgtactgcggccgcctttagcaacacaaacacagccggtgtttcattgtttacattcccggaagatgacggtgaagctttactatggaacagagcggtcaagcgaacacggttccctaccacatgtcaaccggcaggtttcggtgagagaatatgggaataagtcggctcttaccgtagtgaagtgaagtgaattatatttatatagcgctttacattgtgaaacccaatatctaagttacatttaaaaatcctaaaatcatttctaaggttgtattttttctctaaaattgtctttctgaaagtaaaaaaaataaatgaatttatttaaacaagtgaagaccaagtctttcaaatatcttcttggattttccaattctatttgagtttggtctctcttagaaataaaaatgtcaatcAAAGCGAaaacagcttgctagtaaattaaaaaaaatttgaggcagctcactggtaagtgctgctatttgagctatttttagaacaagccagtgggcgactcatctggtccttacgggcaccgtgttggtgacccctgtgtcatgcatggtattattgtgtattgttttgttgcatTAATTAATATAAAAAACCACTTCATAAATgctattataataacaataatatttcaTTTCTGAATTCCTCGCTGGTGCTCGAGTGTCCTTATGTGAGAGCAACTGATGCTGGAGGAGTGGAGCTTCTTCCTTCTAACAAACATCTTTGCTGCTTCAGGTGATGAAGACCAGGTTGACCCTGAGGAAGACGGGCCAGTACTCAGGAATGTTGGACTGTGCCAAGAAAATCCTGAAGAAGGAAGGCGTGAAGGCCTTCTACAAGGGTTATGTTCCCAACATTCTGGGCATCATTCCATATGCTGGCATAGATCTGGCGGTCTATGAGGTGTGCCAGCACGCACCCATCATCACATGACTCTTTTATATACCCTCACTTCTCTCTCATCCACTACAGAGCTTGAAGAACCTCTGGTTGTCTCGCTACGCCAAAGACACAGCCAACCCCGGCGTGCTGGTCCTGCTGGGCTGTGGCACCGTCTCCAGTACTTGTGGCCAGATATCCAGTTATCCCCTGGCCCTGATCCGCACCAGGATGCAGGCACAAGGTACCTCTAGGCATGAGCTGCTATTCCACAAGTCAATTAATCCGACCATTAGATCGCTAACAGCGTtgtcgtggacgcccctgcttatttcggcaagacgatgccgagccatacttgccaaccttgaaacctccgatttcTGGAGATGGGAGGGGCAGGGTTGAGATGGGGGGGTAGTAGCGTtgtgaacgcccctgcttatttcagcaagacgatgccaagctgtacttgccaaccttgacacctccgaaTTCTGGAGATGGGAGGGGGGGGTAGTAGCATtgtcgtggacgcccctgcttatttcagcaagacgacgccgagccatacttgccaaccttgacacttCCGAATTCAGGAGATCGGGGGAGGGGGATCTCTCtctctgtgtgagtgtgtaagtgtgtgtgtgtgtgtctcagtgtgcaagtgggtgtgtgtgtgtctaagtgcgtgagtttgtctgtgtgtgcgtatcaatgtgtgtgtttgtctaattgtgtgtctgtgtgtgtcaatgtgtgtgtgtttttgtgtctaaatgtgtgtgtgtatcaatgtGTGTTTGTcaaattgtgtgtatgtgtgtgtcaacgtgtgtgtgtttttgtgtctaaatgtgtttgtgtctaaatgtgtgtgtatgtctgtgtgttgttgtgtgtgtgtgtgtttgtctgtgtgtgtgtgtttgtcaatgtgtgtgagtgtgtctaagtgtgtgtgtgtttgtgtgtctaagtGGGTGAGTGTGTCCAAGTGTgtgtcaatctgtgtgtgtgtgtaagtgttgttgcgtgtgtgtgtgtgtgtctgtgtcaatatatatatgtgtgtgtgtgtgtgtgtgtgtgtgtgtgtgtgtgtgcgtccaagagtgtgtgtgtgtctgtgtgttgaggtggggggtagcAGCGTTgacgtggacgcccctgcttatttcagcaagacgacgccgagccatacttgccaaccttgacacctccgaattcaggagatgggggggggggctctctctctctctgtgtgagtgtctaagtgtgtgtgcgtgtgtgtgtgtctcagtgtgtaagtgggtgtgtgtgtgtctaagtgcgtgagtttgtcaaagtgtgtgcgtatcaatgtgtgtgtttgtctaattgtgtgtgtttttgtgtctaaatgtgtttgtgtctaaatgtgtgtgtatgtctgtgttgttgtgtgtgtgagtgtgtctgtgtgtttgtcaatgtgtgtgtgtgtgtgtctaagtgtgtgtgtgtgtgtgtgtgtctaagtggGTGagtgtgtctaagtgtgtgtcaatctgtgtgtgtgtatgtgttgttgcgtgcgtgcgtgtgtgtgtgtgtgtctctgtgtcaatatatatgtgtgtgtgtgtgtcaatgtgtgtgtgtgcgtccaagagtgtgtgtgtctaagtgtgttgaggtggggggtagcAGCGTTgacgtggacgcccctgcttatttcggcaagactatgccgagccatacttgccaaccttgacacctccgaatttgggagatgggggggggggctctctctctctgtgtgcgtgtctaagtgtgtgtgtgtgtgtgtgtgtgtgtgtgtgtctaagtgcATGAGTTTGTCTAAGTGTGTGCGtatcaatgtgtgtgtttgtctaattgtgtgtctgtgtgtgtcaatgtgtgtgtgtttttgtgtctaaATGTGCGTGTATGtctgtgtgttgttgtgtgtgtttgtctgtgtgtgagcgtgtctgtttgtgtgtttgtcaatgtgtgtgagtgtgtctaagtgtgtgtgtgtgtgtgtctaagtggGTGagtgtgtctaagtgtgtgtgaatctgtgtgtgtgaatgtgttgttgcgtgtgtgtgtgtttgggtgtgtCTCTGTgtcaatacatgtgtgtgtgtgtgtcaatgagtgtgtgtgcgtgtgtctgtgtgtctaagtgtgttgaggtggggggtagcAGCGTTgacgtggacgcccctgcttatttcggcaagactatgccgagccatacttgccaaccttgacacctccgaattcgggagatggggggggggctctctctctctgtgtgcgtgtctaagtgtgtgtgtgtgtgtgtctcagtgcATGAGTTTGTCTAAGTATGTGCGtatcaatgtgtgtgtttgtctaattgtgtgtctgtgtgtgtcaatgtgtgtgtgtttttgtgtctaaATGTGTTTGTGTCTAAATGTCTGTGTCTAAGTGGGTGAGTGTCAATGTGTGTGTACGtctgtgtgttgttgtgtgtgtgtgtctgtgtctaaGTGGGTGagtgtgtctaagtgtgtgtgtgtgtgtgtgtgtcaatgtgtgtgtatgtctgtgttgttgtgtttgtcaatgtgtgtgtgtctgtgtctaaGTGGGTGAGTGTCTAAGTGTGTgtcaatctgtgtgtgtatgtgttgttgcgtgtgtgtgtaagtgtgtgtcaatacgtgtgtgtgtgtgtgtgtgtgtgtgtgtgtctgtgtgtgtcaatgtgtgtgtgtgtgcgcgtctaagagtgtgtgtgtctgtgtgtgttgaggtggggggtagcAGCGTTGTCGAGGACACCCCAGCTTATTGTGGCAAGACGATGccgagccatacttgccaaccctgacaCCTctaaattcgggagatgggggttggtggtagctggggtgatatattgtagcatcccggaagagttagtgctgcaaggggttatgggtattttttctgttgtgttacggtgcggatgttctcccaaaatgtgtttgtcattgtcgTTTGGTgcgtgttcacagtgtggtgcatatttgtaacaatgttaaagttgcttatacggccaccctcagtgtgacctgtatggatgttgaccaagtttgccttgcattcacgtgtgtgtgtgtgtgtgtgtgtgtgtgtgtgtgtgtgtgtgtgtgtgtgtgtgtgtgtgtgtgtgtgtgtgtgtgtgtgtgtgtgtgtgtgtgtgtgtgtgtgtgtgtgtgtgtgtgtaaaaccgagacagaaaagggagaacggaagcatttttgcttaaaaagtaaagataaaggtgaagttttaacactgatACGCTAAATGTTTTAGCGAtttctgaatcactaatcctggtctcaatggcgacaaataaaatgtgtttcttacaagtatcattatcactgcaggacgaggaatagctaaacatgcttcactacacaccatagctcacctgcatcaacatgtaaacaaatgccactgtaatgatatcaagtagaggcacgtatcgagtcgatactactatgattacgccgatatttttgggcatcacaacacgtgttgctggcatcaaattccaagttaattattatttgcaaaaaaaaaaaaaagtttataagtatgaacatcaaataagttgtctttgtagcatattcaactgaatatggcttggaaatgatttgcaaatcattgtattctgtttatatttacatcaaacacaatttcccaactcatatggaaacggggtttgtatgttcactattttatttaaggacaaacttgcaataataaacatatgttaaatgtacgctaagattttctgttaaaataaagccaatagttccctttatttagaaaagtgccaAAAATGATTAGACAAAAGTATAAGCAATAATTAAGTACCTTTTGAGATGAACAGAACAGGTGAGCCAGAACACTTGCTGATATTTGTTGGACCAACAATGTTTTCTCCCACGTTCACGTCCTCCTTTTTGCATGCAGTGTTTGAAGCAGGACGGTCAAGACAGCCTCCATTAAAGCCAGCATGCATCTCTCTCTCCTTTCAGCTTCCCTGGAAGGTGCGGAGCAGCTGCACATGAAGCAGATGGTGAAGAGGATTCTGGACAAGGAAGGCTTCTTTGGACTTTACCGCGGCATCTTGCCCAATTTCATGAAGGTGCTGCCGGCGGTCAGCATCAGCTACGTGGTGTATGAGTACATGCGCTCCGGCCTGGGCATACAGAAGTAGGAGCGACCACGCGgtacgttgttgttgttgttgttgtcacactAAAGCATGCACACAGGGACTATCTACTGGGGAATGAGTAAAGTAGTCCACACATTAATGTCACCTGGATCTGGCTTTTAATGTCAATGTTGGAGATGTTTACCAAGTCTTGATTGagacaaaaaaataatgaagaaAACAAGTTCatttaagtcatgggtgtcaaactctgggccgtgggccaaatctggcccgccgtgtcatttcatttggcccttgaggcaatatcaatttagcattagagctggcccgccggtgccgctgtaacaccgctaatattcatacttgccaaccctcctaattttcctgatagactcccgaagttcagtgcccttcccgaaaatctcccggggcaaccattctctcgaatttctaccgatttccacctggacaactatattgggggcgtgcacttaaggcactgcttttagtgttctctacaacctgtcgtcacctaatccactttatt
This genomic stretch from Nerophis ophidion isolate RoL-2023_Sa linkage group LG22, RoL_Noph_v1.0, whole genome shotgun sequence harbors:
- the LOC133540880 gene encoding mitochondrial adenyl nucleotide antiporter SLC25A24-like, whose protein sequence is MQNLVRKVFLTHCQCAESQSKMYEELFAKLDTNKDGKVDVCELKEGIANMGIRSGRGAAQKIVSSGDQDQDDGLDFNEFSKYLMEHEKKLQLTFKSLDKNNDGQIDFMEIKQSLADLGMDISKEEAEKILQSIDKDGTMTVDWNEWRKHFLLNTATNLQEIVRYWKHTTVLDIGDSLTIPDEFTDEEKTTGVWWRQLSAGAMAGAVSRTGTAPLDRMKVFMQVHASKSNKISLVSGFKQMVKEGGVASLWRGNGTNVLKIAPETAIKFMAYEKYKTLLSSEPGKIKTHERFLAGSLAGATAQTAIYPMEVMKTRLTLRKTGQYSGMLDCAKKILKKEGVKAFYKGYVPNILGIIPYAGIDLAVYESLKNLWLSRYAKDTANPGVLVLLGCGTVSSTCGQISSYPLALIRTRMQAQASLEGAEQLHMKQMVKRILDKEGFFGLYRGILPNFMKVLPAVSISYVVYEYMRSGLGIQK